The proteins below are encoded in one region of Silene latifolia isolate original U9 population chromosome 2, ASM4854445v1, whole genome shotgun sequence:
- the LOC141641114 gene encoding uncharacterized protein LOC141641114, which translates to MSYITLGSSIWTIQCKPHYAESWRAILKTRDDLLAIAGGQQGAQAALNSCVINGDFVVRKAYDIFRKKRSKLGWTKALACTEILPKHKVCVIQAAQQVLSTIDKIRACGYHLVNWCCLCEKVWESHRHLFFRCSYSQHICRLMVNWLGITGCRSDLSLKNWLYRISTKGGLSGWKIILVTSCIAGLVYSILEERNKRILKGQARHPDLVAKHLQWTLQIRLLVSNNFSIRTG; encoded by the coding sequence ATGTCTTATATTACTCTTGGCTCCTCCATTTGGACTATCCAGTGCAAACCTCATTATGCTGAGAGTTGGCGTGCTATCCTTAAGACTAGGGATGATCTTTTGGCTATTGCAGGAGGTCAGCAGGGTGCACAAGCAGCTCTAAACTCTTGTGTCATCAATGGGGATTTTGTTGTTCGTAAAGCATATGATATTTTCAGGAAAAAACGCAGTAAATTAGGCTGGACCAAGGCTTTAGCCTGTACTGAGATCCTCCCTAAGCACAAGGTATGTGTTATTCAAGCTGCTCAGCAGGTCTTATCTACTATTGATAAGATCAGAGCCTGTGGCTATCATCTGGTGAATTGGTGCTGCTTGTGTGAAAAAGTTTGGGAATCTCATAGGCATCTATTTTTTAGATGCTCCTACTCTCAGCATATATGCAGATTAATGGTGAATTGGCTTGGTATAACTGGCTGCAGGTCTGATCTTTCTCTGAAAAATTGGTTGTATAGGATTTCTACTAAGGGTGGTCTGAGTGGTTGGAAGATAATCTTGGTTACTAGTTGCATTGCTGGGCTGGTCTATTCAATATTAGAGGAACGGAATAAACGAATTTTGAAAGGGCAAGCTAGGCATCCTGATTTAGTTGCCAAACATCTGCAGTGGACTTTACAAATCCGTTTGCTAGTTAGTAACAACTTTAGTATTCGCACTGGCTAG